A part of Candidatus Deferrimicrobium borealis genomic DNA contains:
- a CDS encoding PaaI family thioesterase, which translates to MKTFDEELVKERVNRFPFVKMMGMKLITCSGGASVMRCRVRQALRNSGGTLHGGVLGTLVDMSVATALRSALPLTSRMTTVEYKVNLLKPVSEGTITARGSVIRLGKTIAVGSTEIRNAAGDPVAFGSATFYILNVRSPGDSPGIMVATKGRSKPKGKPILKGES; encoded by the coding sequence ATGAAGACGTTCGACGAGGAGCTGGTCAAGGAGCGGGTGAACCGGTTCCCGTTCGTGAAAATGATGGGGATGAAGCTGATCACGTGCAGCGGCGGCGCGAGCGTGATGCGGTGCCGCGTGCGGCAGGCGCTCAGGAATTCGGGCGGGACGCTCCATGGCGGGGTGCTGGGAACGCTCGTCGACATGTCCGTGGCGACCGCGCTGCGCAGCGCCCTTCCCCTCACCTCGCGCATGACCACGGTGGAATACAAGGTGAACCTCCTGAAGCCGGTATCGGAGGGGACGATCACCGCGCGCGGATCGGTGATCCGGCTCGGGAAGACGATCGCGGTCGGTTCCACGGAGATCCGGAACGCCGCGGGGGACCCGGTCGCCTTCGGCTCCGCCACCTTCTACATCCTGAACGTCCGGTCGCCGGGGGATTCCCCGGGTATAATGGTGGCGACGAAGGGACGGTCGAAACCGAAGGGAAAGCCGATCCTCAAAGGGGAAAGCTGA
- a CDS encoding MBL fold metallo-hydrolase, translated as MTEKIWVVEGGKDGRYPYAHSLYVADGGGILVDAGSDPVEIERLRTSIGIAAVVMSHYHEDHFTFLSRLPDTPAWSSAADAPALESLETLLAWYGVLANEWDAFYRKLFAETFRFAPRRIARKITDGEELRFGGTRAVAVVAPGHTPGHLCLHFPDDGILFLGDYDLTAFGPWYGDAPCGIDAFRTSARRLAAIAADRYVVSHEGPVHRGPITERMNAYLAVIDRREEALRDYLREPRTRAEIIARRLIYGPGRDGPWFDYGEWALLSKHLDGLFARGEADRRDGAYVLT; from the coding sequence TTGACGGAGAAGATTTGGGTCGTCGAGGGCGGGAAGGACGGGCGGTACCCGTACGCGCACTCCCTGTACGTGGCGGACGGGGGCGGCATCCTCGTGGATGCCGGCTCGGATCCCGTGGAGATCGAGCGGCTTCGAACTTCGATCGGGATCGCGGCGGTGGTGATGTCCCACTACCATGAGGACCACTTCACGTTCCTGTCCCGCCTGCCGGACACGCCGGCGTGGTCCTCGGCCGCGGACGCCCCGGCCCTCGAATCGCTCGAGACGCTGCTGGCGTGGTACGGCGTCCTCGCGAACGAGTGGGACGCCTTCTACCGGAAACTGTTCGCGGAAACGTTCCGCTTCGCGCCGAGGAGGATCGCCAGGAAGATCACGGACGGGGAGGAACTGCGCTTCGGCGGGACGCGCGCGGTCGCCGTCGTCGCGCCCGGCCACACGCCCGGGCACCTGTGCCTTCATTTCCCCGACGACGGGATCCTCTTCCTCGGCGACTACGACCTGACGGCGTTCGGCCCGTGGTACGGCGACGCCCCGTGCGGCATCGACGCGTTCCGGACGTCCGCCCGCCGCCTCGCCGCGATCGCCGCGGATCGATACGTGGTCTCCCACGAGGGGCCGGTCCACCGGGGCCCGATCACGGAGAGGATGAACGCGTACCTCGCCGTGATCGACCGTCGGGAGGAGGCGCTGCGGGACTATCTGCGGGAGCCGCGCACGCGGGCGGAGATCATCGCGCGGCGCCTGATCTACGGCCCCGGGCGGGACGGACCGTGGTTCGACTACGGAGAGTGGGCGCTCCTCTCCAAGCACCTCGACGGGTTGTTCGCGCGCGGAGAGGCCGACCGCCGCGACGGCGCCTACGTCCTGACGTAG
- a CDS encoding aconitate hydratase has product MGKNIVQKIIDAHYVSGDKKPGKEVAVRIDQTLTQDATGTMAYLQFEAMGVPRVKTEKSVSYVDHNTLQEGFENADDHLYLQTVAAKHGIFYSRAGNGICHQVHVERFGAPGKTMLGSDSHTPTGGGIGMMAIGAGGLDVAVAMAGGPFYMTYPKVVKVNLTGKLQPWVAAKDVILKLLEILTTKGNVGSIVEYGGDGVETLSVPERATITNMGAELGVTTSIFPSDKVTKAFLKAQGREEAYVKLKADASAKYDRVIDIDLSALEPMVAMPHSPDNVKRVKEIAGKKVHQVLVGSCTNASYKDITSLARILKDRTVSTNVSFGVAPGSRQVLQMAAKESSIATLVGAGARILETACGFCIGAGQAPPSGGVSVRTNNRNFEGRSGTKDAGIFLVSAETAAACALKGEMADPRDVAAELGIAYPEVKAPKKFHIDDSMVLAPAAEGVAVEVRRGPNIGKPPESAPLPEAIRGAVTLKVGDKITTDHIMPAGARLKYRSNIAKYAEFVFEGVDPAFSRRSLENKAKGVHNVIVGGLSYGQGSSREHAAICPSYLGVRAVITKSFERIHSANLINFGIVPFLFANEADYDKIAQGDQVEIPNVREAIRKGTKLKARNVTKGFDFEVTHSLTGRQIDIILAGGRLAYTKEKGSF; this is encoded by the coding sequence GTGGGAAAGAACATCGTGCAGAAGATCATCGACGCGCACTACGTAAGCGGTGACAAGAAGCCGGGCAAGGAGGTCGCCGTCCGGATCGACCAGACCCTCACCCAGGACGCCACCGGGACGATGGCGTACCTGCAGTTCGAGGCGATGGGGGTTCCCCGGGTGAAGACCGAGAAGTCGGTCTCCTACGTCGATCACAACACGCTGCAGGAAGGGTTCGAGAACGCCGACGACCACCTGTACCTGCAGACGGTCGCCGCGAAGCACGGGATCTTCTACTCCCGCGCCGGGAACGGCATCTGCCACCAGGTCCACGTCGAGCGGTTCGGCGCCCCCGGCAAGACGATGCTGGGCTCCGACTCGCACACCCCCACGGGCGGCGGGATCGGGATGATGGCGATCGGGGCGGGGGGGCTGGACGTCGCCGTGGCGATGGCGGGCGGTCCCTTCTACATGACGTACCCGAAAGTGGTCAAGGTGAACCTCACCGGGAAACTCCAGCCGTGGGTGGCGGCCAAGGACGTCATCCTCAAGCTGCTCGAGATCCTGACGACGAAGGGGAACGTGGGGTCGATCGTGGAGTACGGCGGCGACGGCGTGGAGACGCTGTCGGTCCCCGAGCGCGCCACGATCACGAACATGGGCGCCGAGCTCGGCGTGACCACCTCGATCTTCCCCTCCGACAAGGTGACGAAGGCGTTCCTCAAGGCCCAGGGGCGCGAAGAAGCCTACGTGAAGCTCAAGGCGGACGCCTCGGCGAAGTACGACCGGGTGATCGACATCGACCTGTCCGCGCTCGAGCCGATGGTGGCGATGCCGCACAGCCCGGACAACGTGAAGCGGGTGAAGGAGATCGCGGGAAAGAAGGTCCACCAGGTGCTCGTGGGCTCCTGCACGAACGCCTCCTACAAGGACATCACCAGCCTGGCGAGGATCCTCAAGGACCGGACGGTCAGCACCAACGTGTCGTTCGGGGTCGCGCCGGGCTCCCGCCAGGTCCTGCAGATGGCGGCGAAGGAGAGCAGCATCGCGACGCTGGTGGGCGCCGGGGCGCGGATCCTCGAGACCGCCTGCGGCTTCTGCATCGGCGCGGGGCAGGCGCCCCCGTCGGGCGGCGTCTCGGTCCGCACGAACAACCGGAACTTCGAGGGGCGGTCCGGGACGAAGGACGCCGGGATCTTCCTCGTCTCCGCCGAGACGGCGGCGGCGTGCGCCCTGAAGGGCGAGATGGCCGACCCGAGGGACGTCGCGGCGGAGCTCGGGATCGCGTACCCCGAGGTGAAGGCGCCGAAGAAGTTCCACATCGACGACTCGATGGTCCTGGCCCCCGCGGCCGAAGGCGTCGCGGTCGAGGTCCGGCGCGGGCCGAACATCGGGAAGCCGCCGGAGAGCGCCCCCCTGCCGGAGGCGATCCGCGGCGCGGTCACGCTGAAAGTGGGCGACAAGATCACCACGGACCACATCATGCCCGCCGGGGCGCGGCTGAAGTACCGCTCCAACATCGCGAAGTACGCCGAGTTCGTCTTCGAGGGGGTCGACCCCGCGTTCAGCAGGCGGTCGCTGGAGAACAAGGCGAAGGGGGTCCACAACGTGATCGTCGGCGGGCTCTCCTACGGGCAAGGCTCCTCGCGCGAGCACGCGGCGATCTGCCCGAGCTACCTCGGCGTCCGGGCGGTCATCACCAAGTCGTTCGAGCGGATCCACTCCGCGAACCTGATCAACTTCGGCATCGTGCCGTTCCTCTTCGCGAACGAGGCCGACTACGACAAGATCGCCCAGGGCGACCAGGTCGAGATCCCGAACGTGCGGGAGGCGATCCGGAAAGGGACGAAGCTCAAGGCGCGCAACGTCACGAAGGGGTTCGACTTCGAGGTCACCCACTCCCTGACCGGGCGGCAGATCGACATCATCCTGGCCGGCGGGCGCCTCGCGTACACGAAGGAGAAGGGGTCGTTCTAA
- a CDS encoding GNAT family N-acetyltransferase has protein sequence MNPEYPKDVKLKDGSTVTLRPFERKDKDALFTFFQRLPEGDRIFLKDNVSDPAVIDRWATELNYDRIFPILAWKGNDVVADATLHKNLGGWMKHVATIRIVVAKDFHRKGMGSVLANELFLHALKSGLEKVVAEVMESQPGARRVFEKLGFKLEATFRGHVRDQIGVRHDLLVLTKDLEEFWANIQTHEYFSYPTREMEG, from the coding sequence ATGAACCCGGAATACCCCAAGGACGTGAAACTCAAGGACGGCTCGACGGTCACGCTCAGGCCGTTCGAGCGGAAGGACAAGGATGCGCTGTTCACCTTCTTCCAGCGGCTTCCGGAGGGGGACCGGATCTTCCTCAAGGACAACGTGTCGGACCCCGCCGTGATCGACCGGTGGGCGACCGAGCTCAACTACGACCGGATCTTCCCGATCCTCGCCTGGAAGGGAAACGACGTCGTGGCGGACGCCACGCTGCACAAGAACCTCGGCGGGTGGATGAAGCACGTCGCCACGATCCGGATCGTTGTCGCGAAAGACTTCCACCGGAAGGGGATGGGGAGCGTCCTCGCCAACGAGCTCTTCCTCCACGCCTTGAAGTCGGGCCTGGAGAAGGTGGTGGCCGAAGTGATGGAGTCGCAGCCGGGCGCGAGGCGGGTGTTCGAGAAGCTGGGCTTCAAGCTCGAGGCGACGTTCCGCGGGCACGTGCGCGACCAGATCGGCGTGCGGCACGACCTGCTCGTCCTGACGAAGGACCTCGAGGAGTTCTGGGCGAACATCCAGACCCACGAGTACTTCTCGTACCCGACCCGCGAGATGGAGGGCTAA
- a CDS encoding U32 family peptidase gives MRRPPGGPRGPLPRAPRTAFPELLAPAGSAEAYYAAVDAGADAVYLGLGKFNARERAENFNLADLCRIRPHARARGVRLYVAMNTLLTEADLPEAIGLLHQVAPLQPDAIIAADLGLVRILHEFFPGIPVHMSTQAGCASAEAAEEFARMGASRVILERHLRKEEIARIVERSPAGVEIFVHGSLCYSFSGKCLFSSYLGGKSGNRGVCVQPCRRLYGHGGEPEAIFSTRDLSLLPHLPDLVPLGIASLKIEGRMRGAEYVAGVVAAYRAALDGIRAGTPAEGVAEGTRILSQVIGRETTPGLPGGARPGEVATGGESGNVGELIGTVASVEDGWAFVPGAAGISPGDRLRAQFREDGAGRGFSAIDPRGEGGGLRVKVPFPVSPGDLLFRVGAAGRAEFTRLARKEMEATPPDGARFLVSVSPGTVTVKASYGSVEKAFVYRISGPPGGPAGTVPPDGERQLADAYRGDLPLAGVRVEIHGGPGVWGDVRTLFLQAARQFDREFYLAGKRLRVEILPTLRVSGSRPEEAPGTVIFAGCRPEQLPHLPKTPEVVPVVEFTRSLARDPSPAARYARSGGYLRLPSPMLESDAAFLRRTVTDAIHKGYTRWVVSDAGHFRLFAPAPLRRQVTLVSDHYLYAFNMGALAALSRMGAARMILPVEATVPALRDVGKFLYGLGIAVAYGPVPLMISRLLPAGGVRGGEVESPRAERFRVTADEHGSVVFPSEPFSASGSLHVLREAGIRDFFADLRGLGPAEIAEVLSALSADREIPGTSTFNILRRNF, from the coding sequence ATGCGCCGGCCTCCGGGCGGCCCCCGGGGTCCGCTCCCCCGCGCCCCGCGTACCGCGTTCCCGGAGCTCCTCGCGCCCGCCGGGTCCGCGGAGGCGTACTACGCCGCCGTCGACGCGGGGGCCGACGCCGTCTACCTGGGCCTCGGGAAGTTCAACGCGCGCGAGCGGGCGGAAAACTTCAACCTCGCGGATCTTTGCCGCATACGGCCCCACGCCCGCGCCCGCGGCGTCCGGCTGTACGTGGCGATGAACACCCTCCTCACGGAGGCGGACCTCCCGGAGGCGATCGGCCTGCTCCACCAGGTGGCGCCGCTTCAGCCCGACGCGATCATCGCGGCGGATCTCGGGCTGGTGCGGATCCTCCACGAATTCTTCCCGGGGATTCCCGTGCACATGAGCACGCAGGCCGGCTGCGCCTCCGCCGAGGCGGCGGAGGAGTTCGCCCGGATGGGGGCGTCCCGGGTCATCCTCGAACGCCACCTGCGCAAGGAAGAGATCGCCCGGATCGTCGAGCGTTCTCCCGCGGGCGTGGAGATCTTCGTCCACGGGTCGCTGTGCTACTCGTTCTCCGGGAAGTGCCTCTTCTCCTCGTACCTCGGCGGCAAGAGCGGGAACCGCGGCGTCTGCGTCCAGCCGTGCCGGCGCCTGTACGGCCACGGGGGGGAGCCGGAAGCGATCTTCTCCACCCGCGACCTGTCCCTTCTCCCGCACCTGCCGGACCTCGTCCCCCTCGGGATCGCCTCGTTGAAGATCGAGGGCCGGATGCGGGGGGCGGAGTACGTCGCCGGCGTCGTGGCGGCGTACCGGGCGGCCCTCGACGGGATCCGCGCCGGCACCCCGGCGGAGGGGGTGGCCGAGGGGACCCGGATCCTCTCGCAGGTGATCGGACGGGAGACGACCCCCGGGCTGCCCGGCGGCGCGCGTCCCGGGGAGGTGGCGACGGGAGGGGAATCGGGGAACGTCGGGGAACTGATCGGGACGGTGGCGAGCGTCGAGGACGGCTGGGCGTTCGTTCCGGGCGCGGCGGGGATTTCCCCCGGGGACCGGTTGCGCGCCCAGTTCCGGGAGGACGGGGCGGGCCGGGGGTTCTCCGCGATCGATCCGCGGGGCGAGGGGGGCGGGCTCCGGGTCAAGGTGCCGTTTCCCGTTTCGCCCGGCGACCTGCTGTTCCGCGTGGGGGCCGCGGGCCGCGCGGAGTTCACCCGGCTCGCGCGCAAGGAGATGGAGGCGACGCCCCCGGACGGCGCCCGCTTCCTGGTTTCCGTCTCTCCCGGGACGGTGACGGTCAAGGCGTCGTACGGAAGCGTGGAGAAGGCGTTCGTGTACCGCATCTCGGGTCCGCCGGGCGGCCCGGCAGGAACCGTGCCCCCCGATGGGGAACGCCAGCTCGCCGACGCGTACCGGGGCGACCTCCCCCTGGCGGGTGTCCGCGTGGAGATCCACGGAGGTCCGGGCGTATGGGGGGATGTGCGGACCCTCTTCCTCCAGGCGGCCCGGCAGTTCGACAGGGAGTTCTACCTCGCCGGGAAGCGGCTGCGGGTGGAGATCCTCCCGACGCTGCGGGTTTCGGGAAGCCGCCCGGAGGAGGCGCCCGGCACGGTGATCTTCGCGGGGTGCCGCCCGGAGCAGCTCCCGCACCTCCCGAAGACCCCGGAGGTCGTCCCCGTGGTGGAGTTCACCCGCTCCCTCGCCCGCGACCCGTCCCCCGCGGCGCGGTACGCCCGGTCCGGCGGATATCTGCGGCTTCCCTCGCCGATGCTGGAATCGGACGCCGCGTTCCTTCGCCGAACCGTGACCGACGCGATCCATAAGGGGTACACCCGGTGGGTCGTGTCGGACGCCGGACACTTCCGCCTCTTCGCTCCCGCGCCCCTGCGGCGCCAGGTGACGCTGGTCAGCGACCATTACCTTTACGCGTTCAACATGGGCGCCCTCGCGGCCCTTTCGCGGATGGGGGCGGCGCGGATGATCCTTCCCGTGGAGGCGACCGTCCCGGCGCTGCGGGACGTCGGAAAATTCCTCTACGGGCTGGGGATCGCCGTCGCGTACGGCCCGGTCCCGCTCATGATCTCCCGTCTCCTCCCGGCGGGCGGGGTGCGCGGCGGGGAGGTCGAGAGCCCGCGCGCCGAGCGGTTCCGGGTGACGGCGGACGAGCACGGCTCGGTCGTGTTTCCCTCGGAGCCGTTCTCCGCGTCCGGGTCGCTCCACGTGCTGCGGGAGGCGGGGATCCGGGATTTCTTCGCCGACCTCCGGGGGCTCGGCCCGGCGGAGATCGCGGAAGTCCTGTCGGCGCTGTCCGCCGACCGCGAGATCCCGGGGACGTCGACCTTCAACATCCTCCGGCGGAACTTCTGA
- the fusA gene encoding elongation factor G, translating to MAPAANLRNIGIIAHIDAGKTTFTERLLYYAGITHRMGEVHDGDSQMDYLPQERERGITITAAATHFSWLGAEVHLIDTPGHVDFTIEVERSLRVLDGAVAVFCGVGGVEPQSEVVWRQADRHGIPRLAFVNKLDRPGADYDRVVDDMGRKLGARGVPVTVPLCEDGAFVAVADLVTMERVSFSAEDQGAGVSRAPLSEAERSSCARYRETLLEAAADVDDAAAEKYLAGEAVPEPLLRAALRKGTLAGKIFPVFAGSALRNRGVQPAMDGIVHYLPSPEEAQPARGDDPLTGVPATRDPVPSAPFSALVFKVLQEEGRRTVYLRVYSGKAAEGEPLLNAATGQKEKVARLFRMHAGKKERITSAAAGDIVAARGIRFARTGDTLCDPGAPIVYESIEIRKPVVSVVVEPRTVREMDRLRELLSAMTDEDPTLSFRDDADTGQILLSGMGELHLEIAIDRLAREHGMEVRKGNPQVVYRETVASAAREESVFEREIAERQVKVATVVGVSPAPRGSGVRISDRFRLLGLPPDVADAVEMGLREGAFSGALGYPVDDVTIELSRLEFLSGVPSPMAAKVAAAKAFHEAYEKGKPYLLEPVMAVEIVVPDEFLGGVIGDVNARRGKVSSVDRRPGGSFLSAAIPLKEMFGYVTALRSLSQGRGNYTMKFSHYDKG from the coding sequence GTGGCGCCCGCAGCGAATCTCCGGAACATCGGGATCATCGCGCACATCGACGCGGGGAAGACGACCTTCACCGAGCGGCTCCTCTACTACGCCGGGATCACCCACCGGATGGGGGAGGTCCACGACGGCGACTCGCAGATGGATTACCTGCCGCAGGAGAGGGAGCGGGGGATCACGATCACCGCGGCGGCGACGCACTTCTCGTGGCTGGGCGCCGAGGTCCACCTGATCGACACGCCCGGGCACGTCGATTTCACCATCGAGGTGGAGCGGTCGCTCCGCGTGCTGGACGGCGCGGTGGCGGTATTTTGCGGCGTGGGGGGCGTGGAGCCGCAGTCGGAGGTCGTCTGGCGCCAGGCCGACCGGCACGGGATCCCGCGGCTGGCGTTCGTCAACAAGCTCGACCGGCCCGGTGCCGACTACGACCGGGTGGTCGACGACATGGGGCGCAAGCTCGGCGCCCGCGGCGTTCCGGTGACCGTTCCGCTCTGCGAGGACGGGGCGTTCGTGGCGGTGGCCGACCTCGTGACGATGGAGAGGGTCTCGTTCTCCGCGGAAGACCAGGGGGCGGGAGTGTCGCGGGCGCCCCTCTCCGAGGCGGAAAGGTCGTCGTGCGCGCGGTACCGCGAGACGCTGCTCGAGGCGGCGGCCGACGTCGACGACGCGGCGGCGGAGAAGTACCTCGCGGGGGAGGCGGTCCCGGAGCCGCTGCTGCGGGCCGCCCTGCGCAAGGGGACGCTTGCAGGGAAGATCTTCCCGGTCTTCGCGGGATCCGCGCTGCGGAACCGCGGGGTGCAGCCGGCGATGGACGGGATCGTCCATTACCTCCCCTCTCCGGAAGAGGCGCAGCCCGCCCGGGGCGACGACCCCCTGACCGGCGTGCCGGCGACCCGCGATCCGGTCCCGTCCGCCCCGTTCTCGGCCCTCGTGTTCAAGGTCCTCCAGGAGGAAGGGCGTCGCACCGTCTATCTGCGCGTCTACTCGGGGAAGGCGGCGGAGGGGGAGCCGCTGCTGAACGCAGCGACCGGTCAGAAGGAGAAGGTGGCGCGCCTCTTCCGGATGCACGCCGGGAAGAAGGAGAGGATCACCTCCGCGGCGGCGGGGGACATCGTCGCGGCGCGCGGGATCCGGTTCGCCCGCACGGGGGACACGCTGTGCGACCCCGGGGCGCCGATCGTGTACGAGTCGATCGAGATCCGCAAACCGGTCGTGTCGGTCGTCGTCGAGCCGAGGACGGTGCGCGAGATGGACCGCCTTCGGGAGCTCCTCTCCGCGATGACGGACGAGGATCCGACGCTGTCGTTCCGCGATGACGCGGACACGGGGCAGATCCTCCTCTCCGGGATGGGAGAGCTCCACCTGGAGATCGCGATCGACCGCCTGGCGCGGGAGCACGGCATGGAGGTGCGCAAGGGGAATCCGCAGGTGGTCTACCGGGAGACGGTGGCGTCGGCGGCGCGCGAGGAGAGCGTCTTCGAGCGTGAGATCGCGGAGCGCCAGGTGAAGGTGGCGACCGTGGTGGGCGTGTCGCCCGCCCCGCGCGGCTCCGGCGTCCGGATCTCCGACCGGTTCCGCCTGCTCGGCCTGCCGCCGGACGTGGCCGACGCCGTGGAGATGGGGCTGCGGGAGGGGGCGTTCTCCGGCGCCCTCGGCTATCCGGTGGACGATGTGACGATCGAGCTCTCCCGCCTCGAGTTCCTCTCCGGCGTCCCCTCGCCGATGGCGGCGAAGGTGGCGGCCGCGAAGGCGTTCCACGAGGCGTACGAGAAGGGGAAGCCGTACCTGCTCGAACCGGTGATGGCGGTGGAGATCGTCGTGCCCGACGAGTTCCTCGGCGGGGTGATCGGCGACGTCAATGCCCGGCGCGGCAAGGTCTCCTCGGTCGACCGGCGCCCCGGGGGGAGCTTCCTGTCGGCGGCGATCCCCCTCAAGGAGATGTTCGGCTACGTCACCGCCCTGCGGTCCCTGTCCCAGGGCCGGGGGAACTACACGATGAAGTTCTCGCACTACGACAAGGGATGA
- the murJ gene encoding murein biosynthesis integral membrane protein MurJ: protein MTDRPGRQMGRAAALMMGSVLLSRILGYARDAVIAWQHGATPETDAYFVAFTIPDFLNHLLAGGSLSITFIPIFARYLAEGKEEEGFRSFSTIATVMGIGMLFFIVLGEFLAGRVIPLLAPGFSPAQTALAARLTRIVLPAQIFFYIGGLLMAVQFARKQFFLPALAPLIYNAGIIAGGLLLGRHRGMEGFAWGVLAGAFLGNFALQVYGTRRGGLSFSPRLDFSDPGLKEFIRLSIPIMLGFSLVVVDEWTTRAFGSFLLAGAITWLNNARRLMLVPVGIFGQASGVAAYPFLSSLAAEGKKEEMWNTLSLTLRWVFLVSAGVAAIAVVLSREAVLLVYQRGAFTIDDTMRTASALSAFCLGIPFWCAQAIVSRGFFAMRDTWTPTLVGTGAWIVALPVYYLLQQSYGVFGLALASTAGILLYAGALYGILMRRTVGRRGVPELIEYGKLALAAALAGAAGFFLLGAASRFLAWETVFGSMIRLACGAAAVGGVYFLLAFLFRSGTVRTIHRREDLLHPPGSIPGEGSGGNGVTP from the coding sequence ATGACCGACCGCCCGGGCCGACAGATGGGGCGCGCCGCGGCGCTGATGATGGGGTCGGTGCTCCTCTCCCGGATCCTCGGGTACGCCCGCGACGCCGTGATCGCCTGGCAGCACGGCGCCACCCCCGAAACGGACGCCTACTTCGTCGCGTTCACGATCCCCGACTTCCTCAACCACCTGCTGGCGGGCGGCTCGCTCTCCATCACCTTCATCCCGATCTTCGCGCGGTACCTGGCGGAAGGGAAGGAGGAGGAGGGGTTCCGCTCCTTCTCGACGATCGCCACGGTGATGGGGATCGGCATGCTCTTCTTCATCGTGCTGGGCGAGTTCCTCGCGGGACGCGTCATCCCCCTCCTCGCCCCCGGCTTTTCGCCGGCGCAAACGGCGCTGGCGGCGCGCCTGACGCGCATCGTGCTCCCCGCGCAGATCTTCTTCTACATCGGGGGGCTCCTGATGGCGGTGCAGTTCGCCCGGAAGCAGTTCTTCCTCCCCGCCCTGGCCCCCCTGATCTACAACGCCGGGATCATCGCGGGAGGGTTGCTCCTCGGACGTCACCGCGGGATGGAAGGGTTCGCCTGGGGAGTTCTCGCCGGGGCGTTCCTCGGGAACTTCGCCCTGCAGGTCTACGGCACGCGGCGCGGCGGCCTCTCCTTTTCCCCCCGGCTCGACTTCTCCGACCCGGGCCTGAAGGAGTTCATCCGCCTCTCCATCCCGATCATGCTCGGCTTCTCCCTCGTCGTGGTGGACGAGTGGACCACGCGCGCCTTCGGCTCCTTCCTCCTCGCGGGGGCGATCACCTGGCTGAACAACGCGCGCCGGCTGATGCTGGTGCCCGTGGGCATCTTCGGCCAGGCGTCGGGGGTGGCGGCGTACCCGTTCCTCTCCTCGCTGGCGGCGGAGGGGAAGAAGGAGGAGATGTGGAACACGCTCTCCCTCACCCTGCGGTGGGTCTTCCTCGTCTCCGCCGGGGTGGCGGCCATCGCCGTCGTCCTGTCGCGGGAGGCGGTCCTCCTCGTCTACCAGCGCGGGGCGTTCACGATCGACGACACGATGCGCACCGCCTCCGCCCTGTCCGCATTCTGCCTGGGGATCCCCTTCTGGTGCGCCCAGGCGATCGTCTCCCGGGGATTCTTCGCGATGCGGGACACCTGGACCCCGACGCTCGTGGGAACCGGGGCGTGGATCGTCGCCCTCCCCGTGTACTACCTCCTGCAGCAGTCCTACGGCGTCTTCGGCCTCGCGCTCGCCAGCACGGCGGGGATCCTCCTCTACGCGGGAGCGCTCTACGGGATCCTGATGCGGCGGACGGTGGGGCGGCGGGGAGTGCCCGAGCTGATCGAGTACGGGAAGCTGGCGCTGGCCGCGGCGCTGGCCGGGGCGGCCGGCTTCTTCCTGCTGGGCGCCGCTTCCCGGTTCCTCGCGTGGGAAACCGTGTTCGGGTCGATGATCCGGCTGGCCTGCGGGGCGGCGGCGGTGGGCGGGGTCTACTTCCTCCTCGCCTTCCTGTTCCGGAGCGGAACGGTCCGGACCATCCATCGGCGCGAGGATCTGCTCCATCCGCCGGGGTCGATTCCCGGCGAGGGGAGCGGAGGAAACGGGGTCACACCGTGA
- a CDS encoding enoyl-CoA hydratase-related protein, producing MGGKVIVERDGGVATVTLSNPAKKNALNLKILNELRSALDALASRDTRCLVLRGEGSEAFCAGYDITQIPAGGSGEAQVLLSSNPFDDMIRAIESFPAPVIAMLNGFAFGGGLEMAVACDIRIASDQAVFGMTPARLGIIYRPAGLMRFVNTIGLPATKELFYTARKVSARRALDLKLVGRVCPPEELPQVVSEMAREIAGNAPLSIRGTKRILALCMQFRDLPPREAEEAEELIRACMNSRDLLEGKQAFLGKRKPKFQGR from the coding sequence ATGGGCGGCAAGGTGATCGTGGAGCGTGACGGGGGGGTCGCGACCGTCACCCTCTCCAACCCGGCGAAGAAGAACGCGCTGAACCTGAAGATCCTGAACGAGCTGCGCTCGGCGCTCGACGCGCTCGCTTCGCGGGACACGCGCTGCCTCGTCCTTCGGGGGGAGGGGAGCGAGGCGTTCTGCGCGGGGTACGACATCACCCAGATCCCCGCGGGGGGGAGCGGCGAGGCCCAGGTGCTCCTTTCCAGCAACCCGTTCGACGACATGATCCGGGCGATCGAGTCGTTCCCCGCGCCGGTGATCGCGATGCTGAACGGCTTCGCCTTCGGAGGAGGGCTGGAGATGGCGGTGGCGTGCGACATCCGGATCGCCTCCGACCAGGCGGTCTTCGGGATGACGCCGGCCCGCCTCGGGATCATCTACCGTCCCGCGGGCCTCATGCGGTTCGTGAACACGATCGGGCTCCCCGCCACGAAGGAGCTTTTCTACACGGCGCGCAAGGTGAGCGCCCGGCGGGCGCTGGACCTGAAACTGGTCGGCCGCGTCTGCCCCCCGGAGGAACTCCCCCAGGTCGTCAGCGAGATGGCGCGGGAGATCGCCGGGAACGCCCCCCTCTCGATTCGCGGCACGAAGCGGATCCTGGCCCTGTGCATGCAGTTCCGCGACCTCCCCCCCCGGGAGGCGGAGGAGGCGGAGGAGCTGATCCGCGCCTGCATGAACAGCCGCGACCTCCTCGAGGGGAAGCAGGCGTTCCTCGGGAAGCGGAAACCGAAGTTCCAGGGCAGGTAG